GAAGTAGATCTAGAGACCCCTCCCTCCTCTGACCCCCCACTTTCTGTGACCACAGAGGATAACAAAGAAgaacaaaaagaggaaaagaccACTATTCAGAAACTGTAAGTTCTTTATTGGCTTgttaaaaagttacattttgtcATGGACTGTCATACACTGGCTAGGCTGTGGGGACTCAATTTGAGAACTGCTTTAAATAGTGCGCAAATATACGTTTTTGGTGGCACAAGTAGTGTCATTAGTAGGACCAGTATTTCTGCTGCTGTACAGATGGCTGTGGCTTTGTTATTGGTATTGCAATGCATGTTGCCTGTACTGGAATTTTTGTATGTTACTAAATTGTTGCATCTCATGCTACAGTGTGGCTAAATCCTATTCTTGGGGACCCACTGCCATGCCCAGCTATCCCTGCTCCAGCTTATGAACTGATTAACAAGACCTCCATGAGCTGCATCAGATGTGCTGAGGCAGCGAATAATCGAAACTGCCAGGGCAGTGGGTCCCCATGAGCAGCGTTAAACACTGGCCAAGAGGATGTGTACTGCAAAAAAGCAAGAGTTTAGCATGGCAGGGCCCCAGTGGTAGTGACATCTGCACTGAAACACAACTAGCAACAGTTCCTTACTGTACATAGTGAAACATATCTGCATGCATAATACAAACTCTCTGTGATTCTACTTTCTCTGTTGCTATATAAAAAAGAACAGGACTGGGCCTACAGATTCATATTAAGATTAGCTACAGATATATTTTACCGTATAGCTGATAAATTTGTCTAAGTGGCTACCCCCAGCATTCACATActagttttcattttcagaattTCAGATCGTTTTTACAAACACTTTGTCATACTGTGTTCTAAAACCACATCAGCAAGCCTGTATGAACATAAAAAGAACTAgataaaatctctctctctctctctctctgtctctctctctctctctctctgtctctctccggttcttttttaaaagaaaatagaagaCAGCCAACATCTTCCTAGGATGCTCTGCAAAAACTGAACTTAAAGCCTGTTTATATTCAGAATCCTTCCTTGGCTTTTTAAAGGAATAAACAATCGTCTctctttatatttttcatataataCATTGCGTTATTGTTATGTTAACTCTGACAAAACTGTGAAGattatctttgtttattttggaaGATATGGGGAAAAATTAGGTATTGAATTTGCAGGTGAGCTAATGTTCATAATACATTATCATATGTGACTTCACATAGTGAAACTAGAAAACAAAACTTTAAATCTCAATCCCTGATTTATTGGCTCAGCTACATTGTAGATGAGGATCTCACTCAATGTACTCCAAGGTTATTTGATTGAAATGTCTGATTCGATAACAGTTAAACTATTGTAGCTCAACAGTTAAGCAAATATCACAAATCAGGAAGCCATGTTATGAGTTTTACTTCAAATGAACAGGATTTAAATAGTGCTTCATCTAGGTTAGAGGTCAGGTATAGCAGTATACAGGGTATTATCAAGGTATAATGAGAGTGATCGGAAAGAATGATGAAATGTTATAAATTAGTATTCATATTTGTTCTTTTACATACCCATCACATGAAAACATGATTACAAATCTATAAATGCAAAGACTCTTATTTTGTTAGATGTATTAGCAGACAAAGCTTTCTGCCTGAAACTGTGTGGAGTTAGTTCTTGGTTGGAGAAATTAGGAAACTTATGCACATCTGTTGagtaaaaaaccaaaacaaggaAACACTTGTGGCCTCGACAGTATATTAGAATAGAATGGGCCAAATATGACACCTGAAATACTGTGCTTGAATTATATAACCTAATTATATTACCACCTTGTCTTCTCTTGAATATGGGAACTAATATACGTATTGTATAAGACTGGAAAAGAATTTTCTAAAACTACCAAGGCATCAGTAGAGAATTAACCTGTAGAAGGATTTCTGGCCTTattttccacacacacatggtctagaattgaatttttttcccctcaaatcACTGAAGTTCTACACACCCTAATATAGATACagttgggggggaaaaaaatcaatttgtTTTCAGTATAAAGGCGCTTTACCACAGAATATTTTTATGTGGAGCAGAAGTATAAGGTCATCATCGAATAAGGTATTATCactgttacattaaaagtaaagttctCAATGGAGTCCCATCCTTAGCACGCAGTGTACAATGGGGAATAATACAAGACTCATGATAAGTTTAAGGGCTGAGTGACAACCCGAATCCAAAGGCCTAAAGGCATTAACTGAAATATGACGATTTTTATAAACAAAGTTGCAGACTCAGCCCAGTTTAGGTTTCTTTAACACTTCAAGCACTACTGCCATAGAGCtcaagaaataaacaaaaggtaCACTTTATTGTTCTGCAAGAAATGTCCATTCAAAAAGGAGATGGTCACTTCTTGAAATAATACACAGAATAAATTTTACcaaattcatatttatataaaatgcaGTAGAGATTTTTACATCACATGGCATTATATTGAATAAAAGCCAAAATTCATGAAAACAGTACTCTTCAATGAGTCACATTTCACCCTATAATACTTTAGATTCCATTTTAAACAAAACGTCACTAAacactgccaaaaaaaaaaaaaaaaaaaaaaaaaaaaaaggtccctCTCCATTAACACCATCTGCACAAAACTGCCATTTACACTGGCCAAATATAAAATCGTAAGCATTCACAGCATCTCCATTCATTGCAGCATTTACCCAaaaacaagacttttttttttacccattaTATTATTCATTCTATGCCTTGTACTTGCACATTTTGTTAATAAACCCAACTGTACCTGTAGTTCTTAAACTAGTAACTGGTCCACCTGGCACTCAAGGGAAAAAGGACACAGTCAATAGAACAAAACAGTGGAAGCATCCAAGATTAAGGATGGTTTACATTAGAATGAATTTTATAATGAAAAACAGTGCAAACACTAATCTTACATGACTAAACCTAGTTTCTCCTTCAGATTTATATCCCACTTGAAGCAGGATGATGTGATGGAACAGAGGTGTCACTGCTTGAGCCAAGGGTGAGCAGCAATGGCTTCTTTACTACGGTCTCCATAGTCATAAAGAAGCTCTTCTTCTGCTTTAATGTCTCTGGATGCTACAAAAATAAGATGAGGTACTCCATTCAAGTTGTGTAGTTTGGTCTGGCAGTTCCCATTTTTGCTGTGGTTGATCAGTCGACCCAGTCGATCAGTTTCTTTAGTAGCATCCACACTACGagagaatttatttatttattttaaacaggctTGTTCTAAACATTAACCATATGGATCTATAAACTAGACCCAGTCGTGTTTCCAGTGGAGATCAGGTGAGGTAAATTGTCACTTCCTGATTACCATTCTCATGTGGCAGATAGCGGGAACATGCAAGACTGCCCAGGTGCCTTAAATGATGCAAATCTAAAGTGTGCAGTACAAATCACCATACCCAGCCTCACCTACCCAGCACAGTCCAGTCTCTCTAGAAGAGGACACGACCATAAGCTGATCTTCCAGGAGCTAGCTAGTTCTAAAGCTGGTTCTTCCTGATGCCTAAAAATAGTGTATGCCGGGGTGAAGTTGTACCCCCTAGGAACCCCATTTACACATATAAGATGCTCATTTATGAAATGCATGCTGCATTGCATGCTGTTTTGGGGAAAACCAATTTAAAATTTCCATCTTATTATAGAAGTAAAACGGTCTAAGAGAAAGAACATGTTTAGCTAAAAATCTCTAAATACAAGAGAGAATGCATGAGTATTATTAGAAATGGGCAGAACAATGGCAAACTCTGTGACATACAGTATTATTCTGCCCCATTAGTAAAACATGGAGCAATTACTTTACATACATGGAAAGCACAGTGAATGCACAATGCATAAAAGTTATGCCTAAGCTCTGAATATGTGTACTGAGTATTGACACAAGCAGTACCATCTTTGGTCAAGACTCACCAGTAATTTTTGTTGAGGTGATGAAAGTAGTACATGTAGCAGCCTTTTGTAGGGTCTTGAGCATACTCCGCCTCTCTTTTCTTGGCATCAGCAATTTGAAGTAAATCTCCATGATACTCAACAATAAACTGGCCTTTACGGAAGTCTCTGTCTGCAAAAACACCTCTTCCTTTTCCTTCAATATTTTTAACCTGTTTACAAAGAAAATACCATTGTCCATCAAGTTTAATAAAATACCAGTTTTACACAAGACATTAAAAGCTATTCTTATTGACTAACCTGGAGTCCATCTTCCACATTGTTTGTGATTAGGTCATCAATGTGTCGCTGCTCTTCAGACTGTTGACAAAATTTGAGAACACTGTTTATAGTCTCCTAAAGAATCTCATGCAGCATGAGATTTCAATCATGGTCACTCACCTTCAATTCAGCTTTACTTTTTCTGGAACTCCGTCTAATGGGATAATAATCTGTGACCTTCCGGCTGTGCTggggatttttactttctgctctgcaaatgaacaaaatgaagAATGCATGAGTCAACTTGTTTTCCTTAAAACCAACCATAGaagaaacttttattttgttgtttactcCTCCAATTCAGATTGAGCATAAATATCAGTATAAGTAAGCTCAAGTTAGTTTCATCCCAAACATTTTACATGCAATAACTGCCGCAAgtatgtgacatcacaagacTCCTCAAGAACTTCATTTGGAATGAAATTTGAATCTAGAACCATAACAAAAATAtcactaataataaaaaacgtGCTTCTCACTGGAGTTAAGTAGATGTATCTttgtatataaaaatgataGCTTGATAAGTGTTCTACTCCTAAAAAGTGATTAAAACACATACTTTTTCTGGGTTGGCTTGTTCACTTTGACTTTAACATGGGTCCCAAGTTCAGGTTTGTTTGATAGTGACACACCAGAGGTTCCTCCTTCTTCACGGAGTGTGACAGTCTTCTCTTTGGGTAAAGAGGAGATCCGTGCACCATTATTCTCTTGATTAGAAGGCAACTCTACTGTGAGTCTCactgagaaaaaaggaaaccacGAAAGCCATTTCAAATAGTTGGATACACACGTCAGATATCAGATCAGCTTATCATCCATTCCAAGGTGATATTCATGATAGATTCTACCAACAGAAtcagaagacaaaaaaaactgaTCTCTGATGATCACATCGCTATGTGGACAATTACCCTGAAAATAGGAGCCCTGCAAAAAATTCAATGAGCTCTTCATACTACACATGAGGTGGTCATGAGATCCTGACTAGCGTGGACCATCTGCTTCCACATTATTTTCTTCTGCTTGTTAGCTCGGAGGACCGGACCTACCAAGTAGTTCATGATAAAGAAGTAGCTACAACATGTGCACTGAGAACTGCAAATACGTAGCCTACTCGCAATTTGTGAGCAAATGTAGAAAGGGAATGTAAACAATCAAACGAGCAGCTTCAGTATAGCAAATCTTAGTTTGACTAACTTACCGTCGCCGTGCTTGCTTGTGTCACTGACCTTCCAGGTCGACGAATTTTCTTCATTAATGGGAAAAAGGGGACTCTTGCGATGGGGGGAAAGCGGACTTGCAAAACTGTGCGGGGTTGATTGTTCTGGACAAGTCtataaatgaacaaatttaaacaataaaaaaaatcgaAAACGGTCAAAATATATGGCTCATCACAAACCAGTTCAATTCGATCATTCGTTAAAACGCTATaggttgttgtttttattcGCGTTGTAGCGGAAAGGTCGTTTCTTCAATCTTACCATTTTCGTctcatgtttgttttctttggctTCTCTTTCAGCTTTGTTTTTGCATGGCTCGACGGCCAGAGTTTTCTGCTTCCCTTGACAAAAAAGTGAAACAAGATTATCCAACTTTTCAGAGAGAAACCTCGCCATTCTATATTATACCGCTGTGCACTTTTGTCTGCAATACAATGAAGCATCCACAAGGAACTGGGCTTTTTATTGTCAAAACGAATCCAACCCATCTCATAACTTTGAAGGGACTGCACACATGcatcaaaagaaagaaaataagagtaAAAAACGTGTAAACCAAGCGTTGTGTTCATCAATAAATCCGCCCTGGGGCGTTATATCGATAAACCTACTGGCGACATAGTCGGGTTAACTAAACAATACAGTAACGttattttgtttaccttttgccATTTCAGTCGTTCAGCCAACCGTTTATGGATCAAGAGACTATTGTTTTCCCAAAGGGCAAACTGTcctgtaaaaatgtgtaaaagtaATAGCTCAATAACTTCGATTCGATTGTGCTGATATTGAAAGGCTTTAAGGAACGTGAGCTTCCGGGGTTTTAAAAATCTACCACGTCGTTTATTGGTTTGCTGCTAGAGGAAGGACCTTGTGATTGGCCCAGATCACTCAGACCTTTTGTGCCATGCAGGGGATTTGAATTCTGAACACCTCCCCCAGCCACTCCAGCTCGGTGCACTAACATtgtggattttctttttttttttgggaatgtTGCCGCTTCTCATAATTTTGTTTTCCCTTCCAATCTCAGAAATAATTTAAGTGACTTGCTGTTCATGCACTGCATCCTGTTTGCTGAAGCAGTTTTATTGTGTAAACTGTCTAtgtacacaaactcacagatATGGAGAAACTGCCCTGTTCATCGATAATAAAAGTCGATATTGTATATCACCCCAACACGTATCCTTGTTCAATGGTTGCAAATTCTAATCTGATTTAAAGTAAATCcattctaataaaaatgactttaataacataataaatcTTAAACGAATCAAGCATCTCGAACAGCCTAGTTACAGAGACTAGGACACGTGCCAGAACCCTGGACTATGGATGACCCCTTGACACATTGTTCATTATATTATAagttcattttcacttttctgcgaaaaaaaaagaaacactggcGTCTGCTTTTTATCCTTAAAGTGGTTGTCCAAACATTAACGCCATGGTTACTTTTCATGTCTCACCAGTATATTTAGAGATGAAAAGGGTCGTGTCTGCCTAGGTTTTATCAAACCTTCACATTTTTGAAGTGACGACTCAAATACATAGAATATGCCTTTTTAGGTGGAATGGCCATACATTTGTTATTGTAATGATATTGCATTGTGGGTGTCAATATAAAGTGACGGCCATATTTGCCGGCTGGTGCTGTGCTGTAAACAAAAAGTGtcggagggagagacagggacgCTTCAGTGATTTCAGGACGTTTTTAATTCTTCCATTTATAATGTCTCTGGGAATGTCTTACAAACCGAACATCCACCAACACGTTCCAGGAACTTCCGTGAATCCAGGTATTCGAAATTCGGTCTTTATTCTGTgaaatatgttgtattttttcgaTTCACGGTTCGCTGTTGTAATGAATACCTGGGGAAAGCCCGTGTCGGTAGTTTTTGTCCAGTTACATACATAAGGTCAGATCCTGCAAGCTGATTCATATCCGCCATTATTAGCCGATCTTAAAACCCTTTCTTTTCTCCCACGCAAAGTTTTAAGAGTGAAACTTCATCAACAGAACGACTCCGCGAAAGCTCCGCATATTTCGCTTTGTCCGGATGATAGTGGTCTTAACAAAACGTGTTAAAATGTATCACTTAGCTGCTGAATTCTGTATGTTCTGCTTCCTCCATGATAGTCTGCTCAAAAGGCTAAAGACTGATCTGGATAAGAAATGTTCTGACCCTTTAATGACACCCAGCGTTTACAGGGGAGTATTGCAATATATGCTCAAAGTACACAAAGCAATAGCGACAGTGTGGCACTTATACTGTCAGGACGGAATTTAATGTACCATTAAAATTTTTCCACGTTTTTCAAAACGTCAGTAATCGTTGCGATGTATAGaaagtcattcatagtggtttttttttacagtggtggtgatgggaaccaggtgtctcaatatctacaatacaaatataactACTTTATAAACTATCCAAgcccaccagtgaacctatacgtGTCCTTAGAAGAGGATGAGTTCCCCTTTTATGTCGTTTCCTCTCAAGGTTCCTTCCTCTTGTGCTTAGGGagcttttccttgccactgttgccattgaCTTGCTAATGGTGGCTTGGACATGgatttttctgtgaagctgctttgtgacgccTTTTATAAAAAGGCATTATATGAATAAActtttgagttttatatgtacat
This sequence is a window from Pygocentrus nattereri isolate fPygNat1 chromosome 20, fPygNat1.pri, whole genome shotgun sequence. Protein-coding genes within it:
- the kmt5ab gene encoding lysine methyltransferase 5Ab isoform X3, which translates into the protein MTCPEQSTPHSFASPLSPHRKSPLFPINEENSSTWKVSDTSKHGDVRLTVELPSNQENNGARISSLPKEKTVTLREEGGTSGVSLSNKPELGTHVKVKVNKPTQKKAESKNPQHSRKVTDYYPIRRSSRKSKAELKSEEQRHIDDLITNNVEDGLQVKNIEGKGRGVFADRDFRKGQFIVEYHGDLLQIADAKKREAEYAQDPTKGCYMYYFHHLNKNYCVDATKETDRLGRLINHSKNGNCQTKLHNLNGVPHLIFVASRDIKAEEELLYDYGDRSKEAIAAHPWLKQ
- the kmt5ab gene encoding lysine methyltransferase 5Ab isoform X1, which translates into the protein MARFLSEKLDNLVSLFCQGKQKTLAVEPCKNKAEREAKENKHETKMTCPEQSTPHSFASPLSPHRKSPLFPINEENSSTWKVSDTSKHGDVRLTVELPSNQENNGARISSLPKEKTVTLREEGGTSGVSLSNKPELGTHVKVKVNKPTQKKAESKNPQHSRKVTDYYPIRRSSRKSKAELKSEEQRHIDDLITNNVEDGLQVKNIEGKGRGVFADRDFRKGQFIVEYHGDLLQIADAKKREAEYAQDPTKGCYMYYFHHLNKNYCVDATKETDRLGRLINHSKNGNCQTKLHNLNGVPHLIFVASRDIKAEEELLYDYGDRSKEAIAAHPWLKQ
- the kmt5ab gene encoding lysine methyltransferase 5Ab isoform X2, with the protein product MAKGKQKTLAVEPCKNKAEREAKENKHETKMTCPEQSTPHSFASPLSPHRKSPLFPINEENSSTWKVSDTSKHGDVRLTVELPSNQENNGARISSLPKEKTVTLREEGGTSGVSLSNKPELGTHVKVKVNKPTQKKAESKNPQHSRKVTDYYPIRRSSRKSKAELKSEEQRHIDDLITNNVEDGLQVKNIEGKGRGVFADRDFRKGQFIVEYHGDLLQIADAKKREAEYAQDPTKGCYMYYFHHLNKNYCVDATKETDRLGRLINHSKNGNCQTKLHNLNGVPHLIFVASRDIKAEEELLYDYGDRSKEAIAAHPWLKQ